The Hahella sp. HNIBRBA332 genome window below encodes:
- the rplJ gene encoding 50S ribosomal protein L10, translating to MAIRLEDKKAIVAEVNETASKALSLVIADYRGVTSNKMSELRAKARAESVSLRVVRNTLARRAVDGTEYECAREAFVGPTILAFSMEDPGAAARLLKDYAKENDKFEIKALAVGGEMLGADQIDRLAKLPTRDQALAMLMSVMQAPVTKLARTLNEIPSKVTRAVAAVRDKKQDAA from the coding sequence GTGGCAATTAGACTCGAAGACAAGAAAGCGATTGTCGCTGAAGTCAATGAGACTGCCAGTAAGGCCTTGTCATTGGTGATTGCCGACTATAGAGGCGTAACCTCAAATAAGATGTCTGAACTGCGCGCTAAAGCTCGTGCAGAAAGCGTTTCTTTGAGGGTTGTGCGTAACACTCTGGCTCGCCGTGCTGTTGACGGCACCGAGTACGAGTGCGCGCGCGAAGCTTTTGTTGGCCCCACAATCTTGGCGTTTTCTATGGAAGATCCAGGAGCAGCAGCTCGTTTGCTCAAGGATTATGCAAAAGAAAACGACAAGTTTGAAATCAAGGCTCTTGCTGTTGGTGGTGAGATGCTTGGCGCTGATCAGATCGATCGTCTGGCCAAACTCCCGACAAGGGATCAGGCTCTGGCGATGTTGATGAGCGTAATGCAAGCACCTGTCACCAAGCTTGCACGTACACTAAACGAAATTCCTTCGAAAGTGACTCGTGCGGTTGCTGCAGTTCGCGACAAGAAGCAAGACGCGGCATAA
- a CDS encoding type III pantothenate kinase, whose translation MRELDLDAGNSGLKWRLVESGRVVARGSVVYGATSIKWSVPIEGVDRALVSSVASEEVNDSLRKLLNGIANVFWAKTTSSYGSLVNAYADYASLGVDRWLALIAAYSKYPEDLCVIDCGTAVTVDYVDRFGVHKGGYIVPGAALMLRSLNMNTAALKGSYGYDSELVPGSSTRECIERGVFYMQKAFVLSIARSCVESRMVCTGGGVRALLENDEAYTYIEDLVLDGLRIVGNGVPVN comes from the coding sequence ATGAGGGAGCTTGATCTTGACGCGGGAAACTCAGGGTTAAAATGGCGTCTCGTTGAGTCGGGTCGAGTAGTTGCTCGCGGGAGTGTTGTCTATGGCGCAACTTCTATAAAGTGGAGCGTTCCTATCGAGGGGGTCGATAGAGCTCTTGTTAGTAGCGTTGCATCTGAAGAGGTTAACGACTCGCTGCGAAAACTCCTTAATGGAATTGCAAATGTATTCTGGGCGAAAACGACTTCTTCATATGGCTCGTTGGTTAACGCTTATGCGGATTATGCCTCGTTGGGGGTTGATCGGTGGTTGGCTTTAATTGCCGCTTATAGTAAGTATCCCGAAGATCTATGTGTTATTGATTGTGGTACGGCAGTAACAGTGGATTATGTGGATAGATTTGGGGTGCACAAAGGGGGCTACATTGTGCCTGGGGCTGCGCTAATGTTGCGGTCTTTAAACATGAATACGGCGGCGCTTAAAGGGAGCTATGGGTATGACTCTGAGCTCGTTCCAGGCTCCTCCACCAGGGAGTGTATTGAGAGGGGGGTGTTTTACATGCAGAAAGCATTTGTTTTAAGTATCGCTCGCAGTTGTGTTGAAAGTCGAATGGTTTGTACTGGTGGGGGTGTGAGGGCTTTACTAGAAAATGATGAGGCTTATACCTATATCGAAGACTTGGTTTTGGATGGGTTGCGAATCGTTGGTAATGGTGTTCCTGTGAATTGA
- the secE gene encoding preprotein translocase subunit SecE: MSSNVEKSSGAFDKLKWLLVVALVAVGVVGNSFYADQSLLYRVLALVALALVAGFVAVQTEKGKSFLVLLKEARVEIRKVVWPTRPELTQTTLIVVVFVLVVALLLWVIDSLISWLVSGLIG; this comes from the coding sequence ATGTCTTCAAACGTAGAGAAAAGCTCTGGAGCTTTCGATAAGCTGAAGTGGCTGCTTGTTGTTGCTTTGGTTGCCGTAGGGGTTGTTGGTAACTCCTTTTACGCTGATCAGTCACTTCTTTATCGAGTGCTTGCTCTTGTTGCTTTGGCTCTAGTTGCGGGCTTTGTGGCTGTGCAAACGGAGAAAGGTAAGTCCTTTTTGGTTTTGCTAAAAGAAGCTCGAGTGGAGATAAGGAAGGTGGTTTGGCCAACCAGGCCCGAGTTGACTCAGACGACCTTGATAGTGGTTGTCTTTGTCCTTGTAGTAGCGTTGCTGCTATGGGTCATTGATTCCCTGATCAGCTGGCTTGTGTCAGGCTTAATAGGGTAG
- the tuf gene encoding elongation factor Tu, protein MAKEKFERSKPHVNVGTIGHVDHGKTTLTAALTRVCSEVWGGQAVAFDGIDNAPEEKARGITIATSHVEYESPIRHYAHVDCPGHADYVKNMITGAAQMDGAILVCSAADGPMPQTREHILLARQVGVPYIVVFLNKADMVDDEELLELVEMEVRDLLSQYEFPGDDTPIIVGSALLALEGKDDNGMGTSAVKKLVETLDAYIPEPERAIDKPFLMPIEDVFSISGRGTVVTGRVERGIIKVGEEVEIVGIKDTTKTTCTGVEMFRKLLDEGRAGENVGVLLRGTKRDDVERGQVLAKPGTITPHTVFESEVYVLSKDEGGRHTPFFKGYRPQFYFRTTDVTGACELPEGVEMVMPGDNVKMKVSLIAPIAMEEGLRFAIREGGRTVGAGVVAKIFE, encoded by the coding sequence ATGGCAAAAGAAAAGTTTGAGCGTAGTAAGCCTCACGTAAACGTAGGCACCATTGGTCACGTTGACCACGGTAAGACTACTTTGACAGCGGCCTTGACCCGCGTATGTTCTGAAGTTTGGGGTGGTCAGGCGGTGGCGTTTGACGGTATCGATAATGCTCCAGAAGAAAAGGCGCGTGGTATCACTATCGCGACTTCTCACGTTGAGTACGAATCCCCCATTCGTCACTATGCGCACGTTGATTGCCCTGGGCACGCTGACTATGTGAAGAACATGATCACTGGTGCGGCTCAGATGGATGGCGCTATATTGGTATGTTCCGCAGCTGACGGCCCTATGCCTCAGACTCGTGAGCACATCCTGTTGGCGCGCCAGGTTGGCGTTCCATATATCGTTGTGTTCCTGAATAAAGCGGACATGGTTGACGACGAAGAGTTGTTGGAACTGGTTGAGATGGAAGTTCGCGACCTGCTGAGCCAGTATGAGTTCCCAGGTGACGATACTCCAATCATCGTTGGTTCCGCGTTGTTGGCGCTGGAAGGTAAAGATGATAATGGCATGGGCACCAGTGCTGTTAAGAAGCTCGTTGAAACTCTGGATGCGTACATCCCAGAGCCTGAGCGTGCAATTGATAAGCCGTTCCTGATGCCGATTGAGGACGTATTCTCTATCTCTGGTCGCGGTACAGTTGTAACTGGTCGTGTAGAGCGTGGCATTATCAAAGTTGGTGAGGAAGTTGAGATTGTTGGTATCAAGGATACCACGAAGACTACCTGTACTGGCGTTGAGATGTTCCGTAAGCTGCTGGACGAAGGTCGCGCTGGTGAGAACGTTGGCGTATTGTTGCGCGGCACCAAGCGTGATGACGTAGAGCGTGGTCAAGTATTGGCTAAGCCAGGAACTATTACTCCGCATACCGTTTTTGAGTCAGAAGTATACGTGCTGAGCAAAGACGAGGGTGGCCGTCACACTCCTTTCTTCAAAGGTTATCGTCCTCAGTTCTACTTCCGTACAACGGATGTGACTGGTGCGTGCGAATTGCCAGAAGGCGTAGAGATGGTTATGCCTGGCGACAACGTAAAAATGAAAGTCAGCCTGATCGCTCCAATCGCGATGGAAGAAGGTTTGCGCTTCGCGATTCGTGAAGGCGGCCGTACAGTTGGCGCTGGTGTTGTTGCTAAAATTTTCGAGTAA
- the rplA gene encoding 50S ribosomal protein L1 — protein sequence MAKLTKRQKAIREKVQAGKAYSVEEAVTLLAELSGSVKFKESIDVSVNLGVDARKSDQVVRSSTVLPNGTGKTVRVAVFTQGANADKAKAAGADIVGMDDLAEEVKKGNLDFDVVIATPDAMRVVGQLGQILGPRGLMPNPKVGTVTADVEAAVNNAKAGQIRYRTDKNGIIHAPLGNVEFSAEHIKQNLEALIADLKKIKPSSAKGVYLKKVTLSSTMGPGLLIDQNSLAV from the coding sequence GTGGCTAAGTTGACTAAGCGCCAAAAGGCGATTCGTGAAAAAGTACAAGCTGGTAAGGCGTACAGTGTAGAAGAGGCGGTAACCCTTTTAGCTGAGCTGTCCGGTTCTGTGAAATTTAAAGAATCTATTGATGTATCTGTGAACCTTGGTGTGGATGCTCGCAAATCAGACCAAGTAGTCCGTAGCTCTACTGTACTGCCAAACGGGACAGGGAAAACTGTTCGCGTTGCGGTCTTCACTCAAGGTGCAAATGCGGATAAAGCAAAAGCAGCTGGTGCTGATATCGTCGGTATGGACGATTTGGCTGAAGAAGTAAAGAAAGGCAACTTGGATTTTGATGTTGTGATCGCAACGCCGGACGCTATGCGTGTTGTTGGTCAGTTGGGTCAGATTTTGGGGCCTCGCGGTCTTATGCCTAACCCTAAAGTAGGCACTGTAACTGCTGATGTTGAAGCGGCAGTTAATAATGCTAAAGCGGGCCAGATTCGTTACAGAACAGACAAAAACGGCATCATCCATGCTCCTTTAGGTAATGTTGAGTTCTCTGCGGAGCACATCAAGCAGAACTTGGAAGCTTTGATTGCTGACCTGAAGAAAATTAAGCCTTCTTCAGCGAAAGGCGTTTACCTCAAGAAGGTAACTCTTTCATCAACAATGGGCCCAGGTCTGTTGATTGATCAGAATAGCTTGGCTGTATAA
- a CDS encoding OB-fold nucleic acid binding domain-containing protein yields MTTQKAGLKTYVAGVVINRQRPKTSTGVTFITLEDETGSINIIAWKKTAMAQMDVLIKARQLMVYGEIDKDDEGSVAHVIAHRLTDLTPHLEELESRSRDFH; encoded by the coding sequence GTGACTACACAAAAAGCAGGCCTCAAGACCTATGTAGCAGGCGTGGTCATTAACAGGCAACGCCCAAAAACCTCGACAGGAGTAACTTTTATCACGCTGGAAGATGAAACGGGCTCAATCAATATCATTGCTTGGAAAAAAACAGCGATGGCGCAGATGGACGTCCTCATCAAAGCGCGACAGCTAATGGTATACGGAGAGATCGATAAGGATGACGAAGGGAGCGTAGCGCACGTCATCGCCCATCGTTTGACGGACCTGACGCCGCACCTGGAGGAACTGGAGTCGCGATCAAGGGACTTTCACTGA
- the rplL gene encoding 50S ribosomal protein L7/L12, translating into MALSKDDILNAIAEMSVMDVVALVEAMEEKFGVSAAAAIAVAPAAAGEVAAVEEKTEFDVVLQSAGEKKVNVIKVVRGITGLGLKEAKDLVDGAPSTVKEALSKDDAEKAKKELEEAGATVELK; encoded by the coding sequence ATGGCTCTGTCAAAAGACGATATCCTTAATGCAATCGCAGAAATGAGCGTAATGGACGTAGTTGCGCTTGTTGAAGCAATGGAAGAAAAATTCGGCGTTTCCGCTGCAGCAGCAATTGCAGTAGCTCCTGCTGCTGCTGGTGAAGTAGCAGCAGTTGAAGAAAAAACCGAATTTGACGTAGTTCTGCAGTCTGCAGGCGAAAAGAAAGTGAACGTGATCAAAGTGGTTCGCGGTATCACTGGTCTGGGCCTGAAAGAAGCTAAAGATCTGGTTGACGGCGCGCCTTCAACTGTTAAAGAAGCTCTTTCCAAAGACGACGCAGAAAAAGCTAAGAAAGAACTTGAAGAAGCCGGCGCTACGGTTGAACTCAAGTAA
- the rplK gene encoding 50S ribosomal protein L11: protein MAKKVNAYIKLQVKAGQANPSPPVGPALGQHGVNIMEFCKAFNAKTQNLEPGLPTPVVITVYSDRSFTFITKTPPASVLLRKAAGIKSGSGRPNTEKVGTVNRAQLEEIANVKMPDLSAGSLDAAVRTIAGTARSMGLNVEE, encoded by the coding sequence ATGGCTAAGAAAGTTAATGCCTATATTAAGTTGCAAGTAAAAGCCGGTCAGGCTAATCCAAGTCCCCCTGTTGGTCCTGCGTTAGGTCAGCATGGTGTAAACATCATGGAATTTTGTAAGGCGTTCAACGCCAAGACGCAAAATCTTGAGCCTGGTTTGCCGACTCCAGTTGTAATTACCGTTTATAGTGATCGTAGCTTTACGTTTATTACGAAAACTCCACCTGCTTCAGTGTTGCTTAGAAAAGCTGCTGGTATTAAGAGCGGTTCTGGCCGTCCGAATACAGAAAAGGTAGGTACAGTAAATCGTGCGCAATTAGAAGAAATTGCGAATGTTAAAATGCCTGATTTGTCTGCGGGTAGCCTCGACGCTGCTGTTCGAACTATCGCTGGCACAGCTAGAAGCATGGGTCTGAACGTAGAGGAGTAA
- the rpoB gene encoding DNA-directed RNA polymerase subunit beta, whose product MTYSYTEKKRIRKDFGKLPAVMDVPYLLSIQLDSYHDFLQQDVAVEDRQEVGLHAAFKSVFPIVSFSGNAALEYVSYRLGQPVFDVAECQLRGVTYAAPLRVKVRLIIYDKESSTKAIKDIKEQEVYMGEVPLMTENGTFVINGTERVIVSQLHRSPGVFFDHDKGKTHSSGKLLYSARIIPYRGSWLDFEFDPKDCVFVRIDRRRKLPATILLRALGYAADEMLEMFFENSLFEVEGGEYFLDLVPSRLRGDIAIFEIKDDEGNLIVEEGRRVTARHIRQMEKAGLKRLRVPSSYLLGKVTATNIADPSTGEVIVECNTEITDDVIEKIEKAGIKRIETLYTNDLDCGPFVSDTLRIDATRSQLEALVEIYRMMRPGEPPTKESAENLFNNLFFSEERYDLSAVGRMKFNRRLGREETEGLGVLSHSDIIDVLRTLIDIRNGKGVVDDIDHLGNRRVRSVGEMAENQFRVGLVRVERAVKERLSMAESEGLMPQDLINAKPVAAAVKEFFGSSQLSQFMDQNNPLSEVTHKRRVSALGPGGLTRERAGFEVRDVHPTHYGRVCPIETPEGPNIGLINSLATYARTNTYGFLESPYRKVVDGLVTDDIEYLSAIEESDYVIAQASAAVDENGRLIDELVTVRHKNEFTVMPPEKVTLMDVSPRQVVSVAASLIPFLEHDDANRALMGSNMQRQAVPTLKAEKPLVGTGMERYVAQDSGVCVVARRGGVVVSVDAARIVVRVSDDETEAGDAGVDIYNLTKYQRSNQNTCINQRSLVMEGDEVARGDVLADGPSVDLGELALGQNMRIAFMPWNGYNFEDSILVSERVVQEDRFTTIHIQELTCVARDTKLGPEEVTADIPNVGESALAKLDDSGIIYIGAEVEPGDILVGKVTPKGETQLTPEEKLLRAIFGEKASDVKDTSLRVSTGMRGTVIDVQVFTRDGVEKDQRAKEIEQTELNKFRKDLNDEYKIVEGATFERLRSALLGQSVIGGPGLKKGDTLTEVHFNAFEKEEWFKLNMADEQLNELLEKAEGQLQERRKSIEDRYEDKKRKLQSGDDLAPGVLKIVKVYVAVKRRIQPGDKMAGRHGNKGVISAIKPVEDMPYDEQGNPVDIVLNPLGVPSRMNVGQVLETHLGAAAKGLGDKINRMLAEQKQAAEIRKFLHEIYNGIGGRNEDLDSLSDSEVLVLAANLKKGVPMATPVFDGAKEKEIKEMLRLADMDDSGQVWLYDGRTGERFERQVTVGYMYMLKLNHLVDDKMHARSTGSYSLVTQQPLGGKAQFGGQRFGEMEVWALEAYGAAYTLQEMLTVKSDDVNGRTKMYKNIVDGDHRMEPGMPESFNVLVKEIRSLGIDIELEAN is encoded by the coding sequence ATGACATACTCCTATACCGAGAAAAAACGAATTCGTAAAGACTTCGGAAAGCTTCCAGCAGTAATGGACGTTCCGTACCTCCTGTCCATACAGCTAGACTCCTATCATGATTTTTTACAGCAAGACGTAGCAGTCGAAGACCGGCAGGAAGTCGGCTTGCATGCTGCGTTCAAGTCGGTATTTCCAATTGTCAGCTTTTCGGGAAATGCGGCCCTAGAATATGTGAGTTACCGGCTGGGCCAGCCCGTATTTGATGTAGCTGAATGTCAGCTGCGCGGCGTTACTTATGCAGCGCCCCTAAGAGTTAAAGTTCGCTTGATTATCTACGATAAAGAGTCGTCCACCAAGGCGATTAAAGATATCAAGGAACAAGAAGTGTATATGGGAGAAGTTCCGTTGATGACTGAAAACGGGACTTTTGTTATCAATGGAACTGAGCGTGTCATCGTATCTCAGCTCCATAGATCCCCTGGCGTATTTTTTGACCACGATAAAGGCAAGACTCATTCTTCCGGTAAATTGCTTTACTCAGCGCGCATCATTCCTTATCGCGGCTCTTGGCTTGACTTTGAGTTCGATCCGAAGGACTGCGTGTTCGTTCGTATTGACCGTCGCAGGAAGCTGCCAGCGACAATCCTGCTGCGCGCACTGGGATATGCGGCTGACGAAATGCTCGAAATGTTCTTCGAGAACAGCCTATTTGAAGTAGAAGGCGGCGAATATTTCCTGGATTTGGTTCCTAGCCGTTTGCGCGGCGATATCGCTATCTTTGAAATTAAAGATGACGAAGGCAACCTTATCGTAGAAGAAGGGCGTAGGGTTACGGCCAGACATATTCGGCAAATGGAGAAGGCGGGCCTGAAGCGTCTGCGTGTTCCAAGCTCCTATCTATTAGGCAAAGTTACTGCAACTAATATTGCTGACCCGTCAACTGGGGAAGTTATTGTTGAGTGTAATACTGAGATTACTGACGACGTTATCGAGAAGATTGAAAAAGCGGGCATTAAGAGAATTGAGACGCTTTATACCAACGACTTGGATTGTGGTCCCTTCGTTTCTGATACTTTGAGAATCGATGCGACGCGTTCTCAGTTAGAGGCCTTGGTCGAAATCTATCGCATGATGCGTCCGGGGGAGCCGCCGACGAAAGAGTCTGCGGAAAATCTATTCAACAACCTTTTCTTTTCCGAAGAGCGCTATGACCTGTCCGCTGTTGGACGCATGAAGTTTAACCGTCGGTTGGGGCGTGAGGAAACTGAGGGGCTGGGTGTTCTGAGCCATTCCGACATTATTGATGTTTTGAGAACATTGATAGATATTCGTAATGGCAAAGGCGTTGTGGATGACATCGACCACCTCGGTAATCGTCGTGTTCGTTCCGTTGGCGAGATGGCTGAGAATCAGTTCCGTGTAGGGTTGGTTCGCGTTGAGCGTGCGGTGAAAGAGCGTCTGAGCATGGCTGAGTCTGAAGGGCTTATGCCTCAAGACCTGATCAACGCCAAGCCAGTTGCTGCAGCAGTAAAAGAGTTTTTCGGGTCCAGTCAGTTGTCTCAGTTTATGGATCAGAATAACCCTCTGTCTGAAGTGACGCATAAGCGTCGCGTCTCTGCGTTGGGGCCTGGTGGTTTGACACGCGAACGTGCTGGCTTTGAAGTGCGCGACGTACACCCGACTCACTATGGTCGTGTTTGTCCTATCGAGACGCCTGAAGGTCCAAACATCGGTTTGATCAACTCACTGGCGACATACGCCCGCACAAATACCTACGGCTTCTTGGAAAGCCCGTATCGTAAGGTTGTGGATGGCTTGGTGACTGACGATATTGAGTATCTGTCAGCTATTGAAGAGAGCGACTATGTCATTGCTCAGGCAAGCGCGGCAGTTGACGAAAACGGTCGCTTGATTGACGAGTTGGTAACTGTTCGTCATAAGAACGAGTTTACCGTAATGCCGCCTGAAAAAGTGACGCTGATGGATGTATCCCCCCGTCAGGTTGTATCTGTAGCTGCGTCTCTGATCCCGTTCTTGGAGCACGATGATGCTAACCGAGCATTGATGGGATCGAACATGCAGCGACAGGCTGTTCCTACGCTGAAGGCGGAAAAGCCTCTGGTTGGTACAGGTATGGAGCGTTATGTGGCCCAGGACTCCGGCGTGTGCGTGGTTGCGCGGCGCGGTGGGGTTGTTGTTAGCGTTGACGCTGCTCGTATTGTTGTTCGCGTGAGCGATGATGAAACTGAGGCCGGTGATGCTGGGGTTGATATCTACAACCTTACTAAGTACCAGCGCTCCAACCAGAATACCTGTATAAACCAGCGTTCCCTGGTGATGGAAGGTGACGAAGTTGCACGTGGTGATGTACTTGCCGATGGCCCATCTGTTGATTTGGGTGAGTTGGCTCTGGGGCAAAACATGCGTATCGCGTTTATGCCTTGGAATGGTTACAACTTCGAGGACTCCATCCTTGTTTCTGAGCGAGTCGTACAGGAAGACCGGTTCACCACGATTCATATCCAGGAACTAACATGCGTTGCAAGGGATACCAAGCTAGGGCCAGAAGAAGTCACGGCGGATATTCCCAATGTGGGCGAAAGCGCACTGGCGAAGCTGGACGATTCTGGAATTATCTATATTGGCGCGGAGGTTGAGCCGGGCGACATCCTGGTCGGCAAGGTAACGCCTAAAGGTGAAACCCAGTTGACTCCTGAAGAGAAACTGCTGCGCGCTATCTTCGGTGAGAAAGCGTCTGATGTGAAGGATACTTCCCTGCGTGTATCGACTGGTATGCGTGGAACAGTTATCGATGTGCAAGTCTTCACTCGCGATGGTGTTGAAAAAGATCAGCGCGCGAAGGAGATCGAGCAAACTGAACTGAATAAGTTCCGTAAAGACCTTAACGATGAATATAAAATTGTTGAGGGCGCAACATTCGAGCGCTTGCGGTCGGCATTACTGGGGCAATCGGTAATCGGCGGCCCTGGATTAAAGAAAGGCGACACGCTGACAGAAGTTCACTTCAACGCATTCGAGAAAGAGGAATGGTTCAAGCTGAACATGGCTGACGAGCAACTGAATGAACTGCTTGAAAAGGCGGAAGGGCAGTTGCAAGAGCGTCGCAAGAGTATCGAAGACCGCTATGAAGATAAGAAGCGCAAGCTGCAGTCAGGTGATGACTTGGCTCCGGGCGTTTTAAAAATCGTCAAGGTCTATGTTGCCGTAAAACGCCGTATCCAGCCAGGTGACAAAATGGCGGGAAGACACGGAAACAAAGGTGTTATCTCCGCGATCAAGCCAGTTGAAGATATGCCTTACGACGAGCAAGGCAATCCGGTCGACATCGTATTGAACCCGCTGGGCGTACCGTCCCGTATGAACGTGGGACAGGTTCTCGAAACTCACTTGGGTGCTGCGGCGAAGGGACTTGGCGACAAGATAAACCGTATGCTGGCGGAGCAAAAGCAGGCTGCGGAAATTCGTAAGTTCTTGCACGAGATCTATAACGGAATCGGCGGACGTAACGAAGATTTAGACTCATTGTCTGACTCTGAGGTTCTAGTGTTGGCGGCCAACCTGAAGAAAGGCGTGCCGATGGCTACACCGGTTTTCGACGGCGCCAAAGAGAAAGAGATCAAGGAGATGCTACGTCTTGCGGATATGGACGACAGCGGGCAGGTTTGGCTGTACGACGGTCGTACCGGCGAGCGCTTTGAACGTCAGGTAACTGTAGGTTACATGTACATGCTGAAGTTGAATCACTTGGTTGACGACAAAATGCATGCTCGTTCTACCGGCTCTTACAGTTTGGTTACGCAGCAGCCGTTGGGCGGTAAAGCTCAATTCGGTGGACAAAGGTTCGGGGAAATGGAGGTCTGGGCTCTGGAAGCATATGGTGCAGCGTACACGTTGCAGGAAATGCTTACTGTTAAATCCGATGACGTTAATGGTCGTACGAAGATGTACAAAAACATCGTAGACGGCGATCACCGTATGGAGCCGGGTATGCCAGAGTCCTTTAACGTATTGGTTAAAGAGATTCGCTCTTTGGGTATCGATATCGAGCTCGAGGCCAATTAA
- a CDS encoding biotin--[acetyl-CoA-carboxylase] ligase — translation MNEKLVEILSDGEFHSGVELGELLGVTRTAVWKHVSQLAAYGLKVESIKGKGYRLERPLCLLDGVRLRNDIEVRWKGKLREFSVAHSVGSTNAELLASSKDLPVGLYDILLAERQTAGRGRRGRAWVSPFAQNIYMSVAVRLPGGFSVLNGLSLAIGAAVADAIKAICNIQVSLKWPNDVWYSERKLAGLLLEVQGEQEGPVHVIIGLGVNVLMELEAGSAIDQPWTALSEACEVKVERNQLCVALVDSILSCLESYKSEGFSGLKGLWDKYDLLKGRKVMVSSGDQCWGGEYIGVSDEGYALVRGEDGLVKSLAGGEITVRPVA, via the coding sequence ATGAATGAGAAATTAGTCGAAATTCTTTCTGATGGAGAGTTTCATTCCGGCGTCGAGCTGGGTGAGCTTTTGGGAGTTACGCGGACTGCAGTGTGGAAGCATGTCTCGCAATTGGCGGCTTATGGTTTAAAGGTTGAATCAATTAAAGGGAAAGGGTACCGGCTTGAGCGTCCTTTGTGCCTGCTTGATGGGGTGCGGCTGCGTAATGACATAGAGGTGCGCTGGAAGGGCAAGTTGCGCGAGTTTAGCGTGGCGCATTCTGTAGGCTCCACTAACGCCGAGCTTCTTGCAAGTAGCAAGGATCTGCCTGTTGGTCTTTATGATATTCTGCTTGCTGAGAGGCAAACTGCGGGGAGGGGAAGAAGGGGTAGGGCATGGGTTAGTCCGTTTGCTCAAAATATTTATATGAGTGTGGCCGTCAGGCTCCCAGGTGGGTTTTCGGTTCTAAATGGTTTGAGTCTTGCGATTGGGGCGGCTGTTGCAGACGCTATAAAAGCTATATGCAACATACAGGTTTCCCTCAAGTGGCCAAATGATGTCTGGTATTCGGAGAGAAAATTGGCGGGTCTATTATTGGAGGTGCAGGGGGAGCAGGAAGGGCCCGTGCATGTGATCATTGGCTTGGGGGTTAATGTGCTTATGGAGTTGGAGGCAGGGAGTGCTATTGATCAGCCTTGGACGGCTTTGTCCGAAGCGTGTGAGGTAAAAGTGGAGAGGAATCAGCTATGCGTGGCTCTAGTTGACTCCATCTTGTCTTGTCTTGAATCTTATAAATCTGAGGGCTTTTCTGGTTTGAAAGGGTTGTGGGATAAGTATGATCTGCTTAAGGGGCGGAAGGTTATGGTCTCGAGCGGAGATCAGTGCTGGGGGGGCGAGTATATTGGTGTTTCCGATGAGGGGTATGCTCTTGTTCGGGGAGAAGATGGGTTGGTCAAATCTCTTGCCGGAGGGGAAATTACAGTTAGGCCGGTTGCATGA
- the nusG gene encoding transcription termination/antitermination protein NusG — MSKRWFVVQAYSGFEKHVMRSLKERIVLKGMEDQFGEILVPTEEVVEMKEGKKRKSERKFYPGYVLVQMEMNDDTWHLVKSTSRVLGFIGGTPDKPAPISDKEAEAILRRVESGADKPKPKTLFEAGEVVRVIDGPFADFNGVVEEVDYEKSRVKVAVLIFGRSTPVDLEFSQVEKD; from the coding sequence TTGTCTAAGCGATGGTTTGTTGTTCAAGCCTATTCCGGCTTCGAGAAGCATGTTATGCGCTCCCTTAAGGAGCGCATAGTGCTTAAAGGAATGGAGGATCAGTTTGGAGAGATCTTAGTTCCTACAGAAGAAGTTGTAGAGATGAAAGAGGGTAAGAAGCGCAAGAGTGAACGCAAATTCTACCCTGGATATGTGCTTGTTCAAATGGAAATGAATGACGATACTTGGCACTTGGTTAAGTCTACGTCTCGTGTGCTTGGTTTTATAGGTGGAACTCCTGATAAGCCTGCGCCAATAAGCGATAAAGAAGCTGAGGCAATTCTTCGTCGAGTTGAAAGTGGCGCTGATAAGCCTAAGCCAAAAACATTGTTTGAAGCTGGTGAAGTGGTTCGTGTCATTGATGGTCCTTTCGCAGATTTTAATGGCGTGGTTGAAGAAGTGGACTACGAAAAGAGTCGGGTGAAAGTGGCGGTTCTTATTTTTGGCCGTTCGACGCCAGTTGACCTGGAGTTTAGTCAGGTCGAAAAAGATTAA